A DNA window from Thalassospiraceae bacterium LMO-JJ14 contains the following coding sequences:
- a CDS encoding peptidoglycan -binding protein yields MASLSRRDNRSSVIWPGFVDALATLLMVIIFLLLIFVLAQFFLGQALSGRDKALRALENDLSELSKVLALTKSENQQLQLGVDSLRDQLSASLESRATLEQQLSGLRADYASAQAELSQMRARSAADKEAIDRQLAEIADLSGDVAALRALKEELEKEVSTLSFRAAEAEKQRDDLEQSLANTVASLTKTEAERDDLKVGLAEKQEIADSARAQLALMNKQMAALRQQLNSLNAALDAAEAEAEKKDVQIKSLGQRLNAALASKVQELSRYRSEFFGRLRQVIGNRDDVRIVGDRFVLQSELLFAKGSAALGDRGRAELAKLATTLLEIAIKMPDDIDWILRIDGHTDSDPIATSTFPSNWELSTARALSVVHFLISEGIPAKRLAATGFGEYYPIETGKSELAKAKNRRIELKFTQR; encoded by the coding sequence ATGGCCTCCCTAAGCCGCCGCGATAACCGCTCCAGTGTCATTTGGCCGGGCTTCGTCGATGCCCTGGCGACGCTGCTGATGGTCATCATATTCCTGTTGCTGATCTTCGTGCTGGCGCAGTTCTTTCTGGGGCAGGCCCTTTCCGGCCGTGACAAGGCATTGCGTGCACTGGAAAACGATCTGAGCGAATTGTCGAAAGTACTGGCGCTGACCAAATCCGAGAACCAGCAATTGCAGCTTGGCGTCGACAGCCTGCGCGATCAGCTTTCGGCTTCGCTGGAAAGTCGCGCCACGCTGGAGCAGCAGCTTTCCGGCCTGCGTGCCGATTATGCAAGTGCACAGGCGGAACTGTCGCAGATGCGCGCCCGCTCGGCTGCCGACAAGGAAGCCATCGACCGCCAGCTTGCCGAAATAGCCGATCTCAGCGGCGATGTCGCCGCTCTTCGTGCGCTCAAGGAGGAACTCGAAAAAGAGGTCTCCACCCTGTCCTTTCGCGCTGCAGAAGCGGAAAAGCAGCGCGACGACCTGGAGCAGTCGCTGGCGAATACGGTTGCGTCCTTGACGAAAACCGAGGCAGAACGGGACGATCTGAAAGTCGGCCTCGCCGAAAAGCAGGAAATCGCCGACAGCGCCCGCGCCCAACTGGCCCTGATGAACAAGCAGATGGCCGCATTACGTCAGCAACTGAATTCCCTGAACGCTGCGCTCGACGCCGCCGAAGCGGAAGCCGAGAAGAAAGACGTGCAGATCAAGTCACTGGGGCAGCGCCTGAATGCCGCGCTGGCCTCGAAGGTTCAGGAGCTGTCGCGTTACCGCTCCGAGTTCTTCGGCCGTCTGCGCCAGGTGATCGGCAACCGCGACGACGTCAGGATCGTCGGTGACCGCTTCGTTCTACAGTCCGAATTGCTGTTCGCCAAAGGCTCTGCCGCCCTTGGGGACCGCGGCCGTGCCGAGCTTGCCAAGCTGGCGACGACATTGCTCGAAATCGCCATCAAAATGCCCGATGACATCGACTGGATTTTGCGGATCGACGGTCATACCGACAGCGATCCGATCGCAACGTCCACGTTTCCGTCGAATTGGGAACTATCGACGGCCCGCGCACTTTCCGTCGTCCACTTCCTGATCAGCGAAGGCATACCGGCCAAACGGCTCGCCGCCACCGGGTTTGGCGAGTACTACCCTATTGAAACCGGGAAAAGCGAACTGGCGAAGGCGAAAAACCGCCGTATCGAACTTAAGTTCACGCAGCGCTGA
- a CDS encoding MFS transporter codes for MPVLFLIVVVDLIGFGIIIPLLPFYAEHYQASPAQVGLLMAIYSAAQFISAPFWGRLSDRIGRRPVLLGTIFAAALSYIWLAFADTLIMLFMARAVGGLMAGNISTAFAYAADKTTKENRAMGMGMIGAAFSIGFILGPALGGILAGADPASADFKTPSLAAAGLSALAFLLGLFVLKESLPAEARAKIAGQTRTARMKALMDALKTPGIGILLILSFLATFVFAGLESTFAMWSRRQFGWGPEQNGYLFAFIGFFAALIQGGLIGRLAARFGVERLIFFGALALSLGMACVPFVTTVPQLVGAMTIAAIGFSITTPALNTAISVKGEADIQGGLMGVTRSATTLSRMTGPAVAGAAFGFIGLNSPYFSGAVIMLGVALIAYLALLKGTRNN; via the coding sequence ATGCCCGTCCTTTTTCTCATCGTCGTTGTCGACCTGATCGGTTTTGGGATCATCATCCCGCTGCTGCCGTTCTATGCCGAGCATTATCAGGCCTCACCGGCTCAGGTCGGCCTTTTGATGGCCATATACTCGGCGGCACAGTTTATATCGGCGCCGTTCTGGGGCCGGCTCAGCGACAGGATCGGACGCCGCCCGGTGCTGCTGGGGACGATATTCGCCGCCGCGCTGTCCTATATCTGGCTCGCTTTCGCAGACACCCTGATCATGCTGTTCATGGCGCGTGCCGTCGGCGGGCTGATGGCCGGCAACATTTCAACGGCCTTTGCCTATGCCGCGGATAAAACAACCAAAGAAAATCGTGCCATGGGCATGGGCATGATCGGCGCTGCATTTTCCATAGGCTTTATCCTGGGGCCGGCACTTGGCGGCATTCTCGCGGGCGCCGATCCAGCATCCGCCGATTTCAAAACCCCGAGCCTTGCCGCCGCCGGCCTGTCGGCACTGGCCTTCCTGCTGGGCCTGTTCGTGCTCAAGGAAAGCCTGCCCGCCGAAGCCCGCGCCAAGATCGCCGGTCAAACGCGTACCGCCCGGATGAAGGCCCTTATGGATGCCCTCAAGACACCCGGCATCGGCATCCTGCTGATTCTCTCTTTTCTGGCAACTTTCGTTTTCGCCGGACTGGAATCGACATTCGCCATGTGGTCGCGCCGCCAGTTCGGGTGGGGTCCCGAACAAAATGGCTATCTTTTTGCCTTTATCGGGTTTTTTGCGGCCCTCATCCAGGGCGGTCTGATCGGCCGTCTGGCGGCCAGGTTCGGCGTTGAACGGCTGATCTTCTTCGGGGCGCTGGCCTTGAGTCTTGGTATGGCGTGCGTCCCGTTCGTCACCACGGTGCCACAACTTGTCGGCGCCATGACCATTGCCGCGATCGGCTTCAGCATTACCACCCCGGCCCTGAACACGGCGATCTCCGTCAAAGGCGAAGCCGATATCCAGGGCGGATTGATGGGCGTCACCCGATCCGCCACGACCCTGTCGCGCATGACCGGACCTGCCGTGGCAGGGGCCGCGTTCGGTTTTATCGGCCTGAATTCGCCGTATTTCTCCGGGGCCGTCATCATGTTGGGCGTGGCCCTGATCGCATATCTCGCGCTGCTGAAGGGCACGCGAAACAACTGA
- the rpmE gene encoding 50S ribosomal protein L31: MKKDTHPEYHEITVQMTDGTTFTTRSTWGNPGDTLKLDVDPTSHPAWTGVHRLLDSGGQLAKFNKRFSGIGLKN, from the coding sequence ATGAAAAAAGATACGCACCCGGAATATCACGAGATTACGGTCCAGATGACCGACGGGACGACCTTCACGACGCGTTCAACCTGGGGGAACCCGGGCGACACGCTCAAACTCGACGTCGATCCGACGTCACACCCGGCGTGGACCGGCGTGCACCGCCTTCTCGACAGTGGCGGCCAGCTCGCGAAATTCAACAAACGTTTCTCGGGTATCGGCCTGAAAAACTAA
- a CDS encoding adenylate/guanylate cyclase domain-containing protein → MPGITQFEVQVQQGQRWSIHAQFGSFQKEAAVEEARGLERMPGISAVKVVREVYDPDRGTSQEFVIYKSAGVSTLDPHETDATDTSKSKSGWARAEDEDADDEELSNTFSSLTDDDAHKRRKKSKGKPKESTLTLVVVKLLMVALISLTIAGFFTFMASSLISGKVLFGTTMKGNAESNVLFVVFVGTFLLSALMMASSLLKKTQIKDNKPLFKPKAAAAPPRKVKKVKKKRRKKAPAPGRDLEGADSSGGSGDDAASNERLRGEMGGEKEGDGGGSTPPGADAKGTPGLSPKEEKQKAFMMKALGAALEGSNFNKEKLDNFNKFGVNLWVAGATEALMQSRGIDQKAANKILGDSVQVLGYKKSHAENFAGKYEEYLLQDSRYMQMFQAGRNAMNTFMTDETHIARHMDSALEEWNKPKQKEEQPRVITVLFTDIAGSTAMTQALGDAGAQEVVRAHNRVVREALTQFRGREVKHTGDGIMASFEQASDSVEAAIMMQRGANEHTQGNPNLPLYLKIGINAGEPIQEDNDLFGSTVQMSARVVDKAQKNEIFVTDVVKGICSGKSYRFVNRGGFEMKGFDGPVTLWEVDWRRAQAAE, encoded by the coding sequence GTGCCCGGGATTACTCAGTTCGAGGTCCAGGTCCAGCAGGGACAGCGGTGGAGCATTCACGCGCAGTTCGGTTCCTTTCAAAAGGAAGCCGCTGTCGAGGAAGCCCGCGGACTCGAACGCATGCCGGGCATCAGTGCCGTCAAGGTGGTCCGCGAGGTCTATGACCCGGATCGCGGTACATCCCAGGAATTCGTGATCTACAAAAGCGCCGGGGTATCGACGCTTGATCCGCATGAAACCGATGCCACCGATACATCCAAAAGCAAATCTGGCTGGGCCAGGGCAGAGGATGAGGATGCCGACGACGAAGAACTGTCCAACACCTTTTCTTCTCTGACCGATGACGACGCGCACAAGCGCCGCAAGAAAAGCAAAGGCAAGCCCAAGGAAAGCACGCTGACGCTTGTCGTCGTTAAGCTGTTGATGGTCGCTTTGATCAGCCTGACAATCGCCGGCTTTTTCACATTCATGGCGTCCAGCTTGATCAGCGGCAAGGTGCTGTTCGGCACGACCATGAAAGGCAATGCGGAATCCAATGTTCTGTTCGTCGTCTTCGTCGGCACGTTCCTGCTGTCGGCCCTGATGATGGCATCGAGCCTGCTGAAGAAAACCCAGATCAAGGACAACAAACCTCTGTTCAAGCCCAAGGCCGCAGCCGCACCACCGCGCAAGGTCAAGAAGGTCAAGAAAAAGCGGCGGAAAAAGGCTCCTGCGCCCGGACGCGACCTTGAAGGCGCCGACAGCAGCGGTGGCTCGGGAGACGATGCTGCTTCGAACGAGCGCCTGCGTGGTGAAATGGGCGGCGAGAAAGAAGGCGATGGCGGCGGGTCCACACCTCCCGGGGCGGACGCCAAGGGGACCCCGGGTTTGTCGCCTAAGGAAGAAAAGCAAAAGGCATTTATGATGAAGGCGCTCGGCGCCGCTCTTGAAGGGTCCAACTTCAACAAGGAGAAGCTGGATAACTTCAACAAGTTCGGCGTCAATCTGTGGGTTGCCGGCGCCACTGAGGCATTGATGCAAAGCCGCGGTATCGACCAGAAGGCCGCCAACAAGATCCTCGGCGACAGTGTCCAGGTGCTGGGCTACAAAAAATCCCACGCTGAAAATTTCGCCGGCAAATACGAAGAATACCTTCTCCAGGACAGCCGCTATATGCAGATGTTCCAGGCAGGCAGAAACGCCATGAACACCTTTATGACCGACGAGACGCATATCGCGCGGCACATGGACAGCGCGCTCGAAGAATGGAACAAGCCGAAGCAGAAGGAAGAACAGCCACGCGTTATCACCGTTCTGTTCACCGACATCGCCGGCTCAACGGCGATGACACAGGCGCTGGGCGATGCCGGGGCCCAGGAGGTCGTCAGAGCGCACAACCGCGTTGTACGGGAAGCCCTGACGCAATTCCGGGGCCGCGAAGTCAAGCACACCGGCGACGGTATCATGGCGTCGTTCGAACAGGCTTCCGACAGTGTCGAAGCGGCAATCATGATGCAGCGTGGTGCCAATGAGCATACCCAGGGCAATCCGAACCTGCCGCTATATCTGAAGATCGGCATTAACGCCGGTGAGCCGATCCAGGAAGACAACGACCTGTTCGGATCGACCGTGCAGATGTCGGCGCGTGTTGTCGACAAGGCACAAAAGAACGAGATTTTCGTGACCGACGTGGTCAAGGGGATCTGCTCGGGCAAGTCATATCGCTTCGTCAATCGGGGCGGCTTCGAAATGAAGGGCTTTGATGGTCCGGTGACGCTTTGGGAAGTCGATTGGCGTCGAGCGCAAGCCGCGGAATAA
- a CDS encoding Hsp20 family protein, with translation MRTIDFSPLFRHSVGFDRMQRLLDAAAQTEQNNAYPPYNIEQLGENGYQITLAIAGFSDNDIDITLTDRTLVVSGKMNDGEEERTFLHRGIAGRAFERRFELADHIKVKGANLENGLLHIALERSVPESEKPRKIEIAGASGNKAIEQKAA, from the coding sequence ATGCGTACGATCGACTTTTCACCCCTTTTCCGCCATTCCGTCGGTTTTGACCGCATGCAGCGTCTACTCGACGCCGCCGCCCAGACCGAACAGAACAACGCCTACCCGCCCTATAACATCGAACAGCTTGGCGAGAACGGTTACCAGATTACCCTGGCCATTGCCGGTTTCTCCGATAACGATATCGATATCACACTGACCGACCGCACCCTTGTCGTTTCCGGGAAGATGAACGACGGTGAGGAAGAGCGTACTTTCCTGCACCGTGGTATTGCCGGACGTGCATTTGAACGCCGCTTCGAGCTTGCCGACCACATTAAGGTCAAAGGTGCGAACCTTGAAAACGGTCTTCTGCACATCGCGCTTGAGCGTTCGGTTCCGGAAAGCGAAAAACCGCGCAAGATTGAAATTGCAGGCGCATCAGGCAACAAGGCAATCGAACAGAAAGCCGCCTGA
- a CDS encoding thioesterase family protein has product MSDYLDWRISEFPFRTDIPTRWGDNDMLGHLNNVVYNRMIETVVVRFTMGPLEIDWQNAPSYPLVVESLCRFHRPLSFPETVTAGLRAGRLGGTSVTYEIALFGEGHDIPASTGHFVHVFIDRDTHRSVQIPEAIRERIEMHGIHGK; this is encoded by the coding sequence ATGAGCGATTATCTCGATTGGCGAATCTCCGAGTTTCCGTTCCGAACGGATATCCCGACCCGTTGGGGGGACAACGACATGCTCGGGCATCTGAACAACGTCGTATATAACCGGATGATCGAAACTGTCGTCGTCCGCTTTACCATGGGACCGCTCGAAATCGATTGGCAAAATGCGCCCAGCTATCCGCTGGTGGTGGAATCGCTCTGCCGCTTTCATCGGCCACTGTCCTTTCCGGAAACCGTTACGGCGGGGCTGAGAGCAGGCCGGCTCGGCGGCACCAGTGTAACTTATGAAATCGCCCTGTTCGGCGAGGGACACGATATTCCGGCGTCGACCGGTCATTTCGTACATGTCTTCATCGACCGGGATACGCATCGCTCGGTGCAAATCCCCGAAGCCATCCGTGAACGTATCGAGATGCACGGTATCCACGGCAAATAA
- a CDS encoding thioesterase family protein, with amino-acid sequence MAAAKIEIRDDYKYFLSLQTRWMDNDLYGHVNNVTYYSYFDTVVNYFLIEKGGLDIHNAPTIGVVVESHCNYTRSVAYPDLIDCGLRLGHLGNSSVRYEVGIFRNGENEACAAGHFIHVFVERESNKPVPIPPQIRSAFEGIVTGGGA; translated from the coding sequence ATGGCTGCTGCGAAAATCGAGATCAGAGACGATTACAAGTATTTCCTGAGTCTGCAGACCCGTTGGATGGACAACGACCTGTACGGACATGTCAATAACGTCACCTATTATTCCTATTTCGATACCGTGGTGAATTATTTCCTGATCGAAAAGGGTGGTCTTGATATTCACAATGCTCCGACGATCGGCGTCGTCGTCGAAAGCCACTGTAATTATACGCGCTCCGTAGCCTATCCGGACCTTATCGATTGCGGTCTCCGGCTCGGTCATCTTGGCAATTCGTCGGTACGCTACGAAGTCGGAATCTTCCGCAACGGCGAGAACGAGGCCTGCGCGGCCGGACATTTCATTCATGTTTTCGTCGAACGAGAAAGCAACAAACCGGTGCCGATCCCGCCACAAATCCGCAGCGCCTTTGAAGGCATTGTTACGGGAGGCGGGGCATGA
- a CDS encoding DUF1192 domain-containing protein — translation MDIEDLEPKKQKQPKKDLEIMSIEALGEYIEELEAEIARTRDAIKHKQAAREGAEQFFKR, via the coding sequence ATGGATATCGAAGACCTGGAACCGAAAAAACAGAAACAGCCTAAAAAAGATCTTGAGATCATGTCGATTGAGGCCTTGGGCGAATATATCGAGGAACTGGAAGCGGAAATCGCCCGCACCCGCGATGCCATCAAACACAAACAGGCGGCCCGTGAAGGCGCGGAGCAGTTCTTTAAGCGTTGA
- a CDS encoding NAD(P)H-quinone oxidoreductase encodes MSIPTEMNCIEITEPGGPEVLKPATRPVPAPEAGEVLIRVQAAGVNRPDCIQREGNYAPPPGVTDIPGLEVAGEVVALGGGVTALNVGDSVCALVAGGGYGEYVTAPVQQVLPVPGGLSIVEAAALPETCMTVWTNVFERAHLSADDTLLVHGGSSGIGTTAIQIASALGSRVMVTAGSAEKCQACLDLGAERAVNYREEDFVAAAKEFGGKGVDVILDMVGGDYIAKNIKAAAPDARIVNIAFLRGAKAEVNFMPLMLKRLTLTGSTLRSQSIERKGEIARHLKKTVWPLIEAGRVKPVIFKVFPLSEARAAHELMESNAHIGKIMLKIAE; translated from the coding sequence ATGAGCATTCCCACCGAGATGAACTGCATCGAAATCACAGAACCCGGCGGCCCCGAGGTTTTAAAGCCGGCAACGCGCCCGGTGCCGGCACCCGAGGCCGGAGAAGTACTGATCCGGGTGCAGGCCGCCGGCGTCAACCGGCCGGATTGCATCCAGCGCGAGGGCAATTACGCGCCACCGCCGGGCGTGACGGATATTCCGGGCCTTGAGGTTGCAGGCGAGGTTGTCGCCCTTGGCGGTGGCGTCACAGCCTTGAATGTCGGAGACAGCGTCTGCGCACTTGTTGCAGGCGGCGGCTATGGCGAATACGTCACGGCGCCGGTGCAGCAGGTCCTGCCGGTCCCGGGGGGGCTTTCCATCGTCGAAGCGGCGGCCCTGCCCGAGACCTGCATGACGGTATGGACCAACGTTTTCGAACGCGCGCATCTGTCAGCGGATGATACGCTGCTGGTTCACGGCGGCTCGAGCGGTATCGGCACCACGGCGATTCAGATAGCATCCGCGCTGGGATCAAGGGTCATGGTCACCGCCGGCAGTGCCGAGAAATGCCAAGCTTGCCTCGACCTTGGTGCCGAGCGTGCCGTGAATTACCGCGAAGAAGACTTCGTAGCCGCAGCCAAGGAATTCGGTGGCAAAGGCGTGGATGTCATCCTCGACATGGTTGGTGGCGATTACATAGCAAAGAACATCAAGGCTGCGGCACCGGATGCACGGATCGTCAACATCGCCTTTTTGCGGGGCGCCAAGGCCGAGGTCAATTTCATGCCCCTGATGCTGAAACGCCTGACCTTGACCGGCTCAACGCTCAGATCACAATCTATTGAACGCAAAGGCGAAATCGCCCGTCACCTGAAAAAGACGGTGTGGCCCCTGATCGAGGCCGGGCGAGTGAAACCGGTCATTTTCAAGGTCTTCCCGCTTTCCGAGGCCCGCGCAGCGCACGAACTGATGGAATCCAACGCGCATATCGGCAAAATCATGTTGAAGATCGCAGAATAA
- a CDS encoding DUF1013 domain-containing protein, protein MAHPLMPKGTAVWLVDNTTLTFNQIAQFCGLHELEVQAIADGDVAVGMQGLDPVKAGALTAEEVERCEGDVNAVLQMVKPNIPQPKVRQKGARYTPVSKRGDRPNAISWLVKNYPELSDAQISKLIGTTKPTIMSVRDRSHWNSPNIKAENPVGLGLCAATDLEKAVAVARARSRTVHAPKAEPAPAATEIPIAAPPAMNTPVSAPADTSGEPSGEN, encoded by the coding sequence ATGGCGCATCCATTGATGCCAAAGGGTACTGCCGTTTGGCTTGTCGATAATACGACACTGACATTCAACCAGATCGCCCAGTTCTGCGGCCTGCATGAGTTGGAAGTCCAGGCCATTGCCGACGGTGACGTCGCGGTTGGCATGCAGGGCCTCGATCCTGTCAAGGCCGGCGCGCTGACGGCTGAAGAGGTCGAGCGCTGCGAAGGCGATGTAAACGCGGTTCTGCAGATGGTCAAGCCGAACATTCCGCAGCCGAAAGTCCGACAGAAAGGCGCCCGCTATACGCCTGTATCGAAACGCGGCGACCGCCCGAATGCCATTTCGTGGCTGGTTAAAAATTATCCGGAACTGTCCGATGCTCAGATTTCCAAACTGATCGGCACCACCAAACCGACGATCATGTCGGTTCGTGACCGCTCGCACTGGAACTCGCCGAACATCAAGGCGGAAAATCCGGTTGGACTGGGCCTCTGCGCGGCAACCGATCTGGAAAAAGCCGTCGCCGTTGCCCGCGCGCGGTCGCGCACCGTGCATGCACCGAAAGCAGAACCGGCCCCGGCTGCGACCGAGATTCCGATTGCCGCACCGCCGGCCATGAATACGCCTGTTAGCGCCCCGGCAGATACGTCCGGTGAACCATCGGGCGAAAACTGA
- a CDS encoding c-type cytochrome produces the protein MTKLFLGCVATCALTLSLLPGAATASDGEKVFKKCKACHSLEAGKHKVGPSLAGVVGRKAGTADGYKRYKGLKGADWTWSEDDLMAYLENPSKFTKAKNGQRSAMAFKLKKEDERKAVIEYLKEH, from the coding sequence ATGACGAAATTATTTCTTGGATGTGTAGCCACTTGCGCACTGACGCTGAGCCTTTTGCCGGGCGCAGCGACTGCCTCAGATGGTGAGAAGGTCTTCAAAAAATGCAAGGCGTGCCACAGCCTGGAAGCCGGCAAACACAAGGTCGGCCCGTCGCTGGCAGGTGTCGTTGGCCGCAAGGCCGGTACGGCTGATGGCTATAAACGTTATAAGGGCCTTAAGGGCGCAGACTGGACCTGGTCCGAAGACGACCTGATGGCCTATCTGGAAAACCCGTCGAAGTTCACCAAGGCCAAAAACGGTCAGCGTTCGGCCATGGCCTTCAAGCTTAAAAAAGAAGACGAGCGCAAGGCGGTAATCGAGTATCTGAAAGAACACTGA
- a CDS encoding aminotransferase class I/II-fold pyridoxal phosphate-dependent enzyme, whose translation MDLTKAADPDVIRGRHKDAAGRMEQLRGRNLSLDMTRGKPSPEQLSLSDDLLVAVQPGDTTGEDGTDLRNYGGLAGIPEARRLFAEFLGTVPEQIIVGGNSSLSMMWDVLSNAMSFGMPDGEGAWRDQGAKFICPVPGYDRHFAICERLGIEMLTVDMTPEGPDMDAVRALVADDTSVKGIWCVPKYSNPSGETYTDETVEALASMPTAAKDFRIMWDNAYAVHHLGDGPARLADILKACEKAGNKNRAIVLGSTSKMTHAGAGVAMLASSPENIKDHLDKIGYAMIGPDKINQLRHVRFFKNMDGILAHMKEHAEIVAPKFAAVEDALEKHLGGSGLATWTKPEGGYFVSVDVLDGCASKVIARCADAGVKITPAGATYPYGRDPYDKNIRIAPTLPGVDEIKAAMTVLTAAIEEVCTQKLLEG comes from the coding sequence ATGGACCTGACGAAAGCCGCCGATCCTGACGTCATTCGTGGACGCCACAAGGACGCTGCCGGTCGCATGGAGCAACTGCGCGGTCGAAACCTCAGCCTCGACATGACGCGCGGCAAGCCGTCACCCGAACAACTCAGCCTCAGCGACGATCTGCTGGTTGCCGTGCAGCCGGGCGACACCACGGGTGAGGACGGTACCGACCTTCGCAACTATGGCGGTCTTGCAGGTATTCCCGAGGCGCGGCGCCTGTTTGCTGAATTCCTCGGCACCGTACCCGAGCAGATCATTGTTGGCGGTAATTCCAGCCTGTCGATGATGTGGGATGTGCTGTCGAATGCGATGTCATTCGGCATGCCGGACGGCGAGGGCGCATGGCGCGATCAGGGGGCAAAATTCATCTGCCCGGTGCCGGGGTACGACCGCCACTTCGCGATTTGCGAACGGCTCGGAATCGAAATGCTGACGGTCGATATGACTCCGGAAGGCCCGGACATGGACGCGGTACGTGCGCTCGTTGCCGACGACACATCGGTCAAAGGGATCTGGTGCGTGCCGAAGTATTCCAATCCGTCGGGGGAAACCTATACGGACGAAACCGTCGAGGCTTTGGCATCGATGCCGACGGCGGCCAAGGACTTCCGCATCATGTGGGACAATGCCTATGCTGTGCATCATCTGGGCGATGGGCCGGCGCGTCTGGCCGATATCCTGAAAGCCTGTGAAAAAGCCGGAAACAAGAACCGGGCAATCGTGCTTGGCTCGACGTCGAAGATGACCCACGCCGGTGCAGGCGTTGCGATGCTGGCGTCCAGCCCCGAGAACATCAAGGACCATCTGGACAAGATCGGCTATGCCATGATCGGACCGGACAAAATCAACCAGCTCCGCCATGTCCGTTTCTTCAAGAATATGGACGGCATACTGGCGCACATGAAAGAACACGCCGAGATCGTGGCGCCGAAGTTTGCCGCCGTTGAAGACGCGCTGGAAAAGCACCTGGGCGGCAGCGGTCTGGCGACATGGACCAAGCCGGAAGGCGGTTATTTCGTCAGTGTTGACGTGCTCGACGGGTGTGCTTCCAAGGTCATTGCACGCTGTGCCGATGCCGGTGTGAAGATCACCCCGGCAGGTGCGACATATCCATATGGCCGCGATCCTTACGACAAGAATATCCGTATTGCGCCGACGTTGCCGGGGGTTGACGAGATCAAGGCGGCTATGACCGTTCTGACGGCGGCAATCGAGGAAGTCTGCACGCAGAAGCTTCTTGAAGGGTAG